In Nasonia vitripennis strain AsymCx chromosome 2, Nvit_psr_1.1, whole genome shotgun sequence, a genomic segment contains:
- the LOC100122668 gene encoding serine/threonine-protein phosphatase 2A activator isoform X1 yields MTSTATESSEFKLPLPPKEKFSIIIPADHEFVEPKKAVKGPNDMITWQKSEAYFEYFGFLMAINDAVKGKALDSVYPCSSAVDKVIEMLDKFDKWIDEIPPTDQPQRFGNKSFREWHERLHNSAVDELKQIIPEDLYRAIPEVVQYLLEGFGNATRIDYGTGHEMAFVMFLCAMFKIGVFEITDKTAVGVKLFVRYLEVARKLQLTYRMEPAGSHGVWSLDDYQFVPFIWGSAQLMGHHRIEPQHFVDHGIVDANSKQYMFLGCIEFISKVKTGPFAEHSNQLWNVSAVASWSKVNSGLIRMYKAEVLAKFPVIQHVLFGSLFSMKPVPDSMNFKIPRAPPSLTPSGPH; encoded by the exons ATGACATCAACTGCAACCGAATCATCAGAGTTTAAATTACCTC TACCTCCAAAGGAAAAATTTTCCATCATAATTCCAGCTGATCATGAATTTGTTGAGCCAAAGAAAGCAGTCAAAGgtccaaatgatatgataaCATGGCAAAAGTCAGAGGCTTACTTt GAATATTTTGGTTTTCTAATGGCCATCAATGATGCCGTTAAAGGAAAAGCCTTAGATTCTGTGTATCCATGCTCATCAGCTGTTGATAAAGTTATAGAAATGTTGGATAAGTTCGATAAATGGATTGATGAAATCCCTCCGACAGATCAACCTCAGCGTTTTGGTAACAAATCTTTTCGAGAATGGCATGAAAGGCTACACAAT TCTGCTGTAGACGAACTTAAACAGATAATACCGGAAGATCTTTATCGAGCTATACCAGAGGTTGTTCAGTATTTACTAGAAGGCTTTGGAAATGCAACACGTATTGATTATGGAACTGGGCATGAGATGGCTTTTGTTATGTTCTTGTGTGCGATGTTCAAGATAGGTGTTTTTGAGATAACTGACAAAACAGCTGTCGGTGTGAAGCTGTTTGTTAG GTATCTCGAAGTCGCACGTAAACTCCAGTTGACATATAGGATGGAACCTGCTGGAAGTCACGGTGTATGGAGTTTGGATGATTATCAGTTTGTCCCTTTTATTTGGGGTAGTGCTCAATTAATGG GTCATCATCGCATTGAGCCTCAACACTTTGTAGACCATGGAATTGTTGACGCAAACAGCAAACAATACATGTTTCTTGGGTGCATTGAATTCATTTCAAAG gTGAAAACTGGCCCATTTGCTGAACACTCGAACCAGCTGTGGAATGTCAGTGCAGTAGCATCTTGGTCTAAAGTTAATAGTGGTTTAATTCGCATGTATAAAGCAGAG GTGTTAGCTAAGTTTCCTGTGATACAACACGTGCTTTTTGGCTCTTTATTTTCTATGAAACCAGTGCCAGACAGTATGAACTTCAAGATACCCCGAGCTCCACCCAGCTTGACGCCGTCAGGACCTCATTGA
- the LOC100122668 gene encoding serine/threonine-protein phosphatase 2A activator isoform X3 yields MITWQKSEAYFEYFGFLMAINDAVKGKALDSVYPCSSAVDKVIEMLDKFDKWIDEIPPTDQPQRFGNKSFREWHERLHNSAVDELKQIIPEDLYRAIPEVVQYLLEGFGNATRIDYGTGHEMAFVMFLCAMFKIGVFEITDKTAVGVKLFVRYLEVARKLQLTYRMEPAGSHGVWSLDDYQFVPFIWGSAQLMGHHRIEPQHFVDHGIVDANSKQYMFLGCIEFISKVKTGPFAEHSNQLWNVSAVASWSKVNSGLIRMYKAEVLAKFPVIQHVLFGSLFSMKPVPDSMNFKIPRAPPSLTPSGPH; encoded by the exons atgataaCATGGCAAAAGTCAGAGGCTTACTTt GAATATTTTGGTTTTCTAATGGCCATCAATGATGCCGTTAAAGGAAAAGCCTTAGATTCTGTGTATCCATGCTCATCAGCTGTTGATAAAGTTATAGAAATGTTGGATAAGTTCGATAAATGGATTGATGAAATCCCTCCGACAGATCAACCTCAGCGTTTTGGTAACAAATCTTTTCGAGAATGGCATGAAAGGCTACACAAT TCTGCTGTAGACGAACTTAAACAGATAATACCGGAAGATCTTTATCGAGCTATACCAGAGGTTGTTCAGTATTTACTAGAAGGCTTTGGAAATGCAACACGTATTGATTATGGAACTGGGCATGAGATGGCTTTTGTTATGTTCTTGTGTGCGATGTTCAAGATAGGTGTTTTTGAGATAACTGACAAAACAGCTGTCGGTGTGAAGCTGTTTGTTAG GTATCTCGAAGTCGCACGTAAACTCCAGTTGACATATAGGATGGAACCTGCTGGAAGTCACGGTGTATGGAGTTTGGATGATTATCAGTTTGTCCCTTTTATTTGGGGTAGTGCTCAATTAATGG GTCATCATCGCATTGAGCCTCAACACTTTGTAGACCATGGAATTGTTGACGCAAACAGCAAACAATACATGTTTCTTGGGTGCATTGAATTCATTTCAAAG gTGAAAACTGGCCCATTTGCTGAACACTCGAACCAGCTGTGGAATGTCAGTGCAGTAGCATCTTGGTCTAAAGTTAATAGTGGTTTAATTCGCATGTATAAAGCAGAG GTGTTAGCTAAGTTTCCTGTGATACAACACGTGCTTTTTGGCTCTTTATTTTCTATGAAACCAGTGCCAGACAGTATGAACTTCAAGATACCCCGAGCTCCACCCAGCTTGACGCCGTCAGGACCTCATTGA
- the LOC100122668 gene encoding serine/threonine-protein phosphatase 2A activator isoform X2, whose product MTSTATESSEFKLPPDHEFVEPKKAVKGPNDMITWQKSEAYFEYFGFLMAINDAVKGKALDSVYPCSSAVDKVIEMLDKFDKWIDEIPPTDQPQRFGNKSFREWHERLHNSAVDELKQIIPEDLYRAIPEVVQYLLEGFGNATRIDYGTGHEMAFVMFLCAMFKIGVFEITDKTAVGVKLFVRYLEVARKLQLTYRMEPAGSHGVWSLDDYQFVPFIWGSAQLMGHHRIEPQHFVDHGIVDANSKQYMFLGCIEFISKVKTGPFAEHSNQLWNVSAVASWSKVNSGLIRMYKAEVLAKFPVIQHVLFGSLFSMKPVPDSMNFKIPRAPPSLTPSGPH is encoded by the exons ATGACATCAACTGCAACCGAATCATCAGAGTTTAAATTACCTC CTGATCATGAATTTGTTGAGCCAAAGAAAGCAGTCAAAGgtccaaatgatatgataaCATGGCAAAAGTCAGAGGCTTACTTt GAATATTTTGGTTTTCTAATGGCCATCAATGATGCCGTTAAAGGAAAAGCCTTAGATTCTGTGTATCCATGCTCATCAGCTGTTGATAAAGTTATAGAAATGTTGGATAAGTTCGATAAATGGATTGATGAAATCCCTCCGACAGATCAACCTCAGCGTTTTGGTAACAAATCTTTTCGAGAATGGCATGAAAGGCTACACAAT TCTGCTGTAGACGAACTTAAACAGATAATACCGGAAGATCTTTATCGAGCTATACCAGAGGTTGTTCAGTATTTACTAGAAGGCTTTGGAAATGCAACACGTATTGATTATGGAACTGGGCATGAGATGGCTTTTGTTATGTTCTTGTGTGCGATGTTCAAGATAGGTGTTTTTGAGATAACTGACAAAACAGCTGTCGGTGTGAAGCTGTTTGTTAG GTATCTCGAAGTCGCACGTAAACTCCAGTTGACATATAGGATGGAACCTGCTGGAAGTCACGGTGTATGGAGTTTGGATGATTATCAGTTTGTCCCTTTTATTTGGGGTAGTGCTCAATTAATGG GTCATCATCGCATTGAGCCTCAACACTTTGTAGACCATGGAATTGTTGACGCAAACAGCAAACAATACATGTTTCTTGGGTGCATTGAATTCATTTCAAAG gTGAAAACTGGCCCATTTGCTGAACACTCGAACCAGCTGTGGAATGTCAGTGCAGTAGCATCTTGGTCTAAAGTTAATAGTGGTTTAATTCGCATGTATAAAGCAGAG GTGTTAGCTAAGTTTCCTGTGATACAACACGTGCTTTTTGGCTCTTTATTTTCTATGAAACCAGTGCCAGACAGTATGAACTTCAAGATACCCCGAGCTCCACCCAGCTTGACGCCGTCAGGACCTCATTGA
- the LOC100122692 gene encoding lysosome-associated membrane glycoprotein 1 — protein MKKSTALILCCALVLVSGQQSAEKTITTEKPSTTTTAPTTVPPTTPPSTTTEPTTTTSSTTPSTTTTPTTTTTPKPSTTTVAPSTTTVAPPPPKEPESHKWIVNGTDNNVIIVQLATQLVITYNGTDNKAWSVPINVPANENITRVNGTFSVNDETLVLTWNATKGGENVVSLSFKRDNMTKTYILSHLEASIAPGELPNSGLTDPLKLVHAHEHFNTTIGNSYRCLRLQHFNLTNGNVDKTLAGVAKVTNLRFQAFENKNKGSFGLAEDCAFDTPDVVPIAVGCALAGLVVIVLVAYLISRRRSQARGYLSM, from the exons ATGAAGAAAAGCACGGCGTTGATTCTTTGTTGCGCTTTGGTCTTGGTGTCAG gtcAACAAAGCGCTGAGAAAACTATTACAACAGAAAAACCGTCAACAACTACAACTGCTCCAACGACTGTACCCCCAACAACTCCACCAAGTACAACCACTGAACCAACTACAACTACTAGTTCAACTACTCCTTCTACCACTACTACTCCCACCACGACTACAACCCCAAAACCATCAACTACTACTGTTGCTCCAAGTACTACCACAGTTGCACCTCCTCCACCAAAAGAGCCAGAATCGCATAAATGGATTGTTAATGGAACAGATAACAATGTGATTATTGTACAGTTGGCTACCCAGTTGGTTATTACATACAATGGCACTGATAACAAG GCTTGGAGTGTACCAATTAATGTTCCAGCTAATGAAAACATAACACGAGTAAACGGTACTTTTAGTGTGAATGATGAGACATTGGTGTTGACTTGGAACGCCACTAAGGGTGGAGAAAACGTGGTTTCCTTAAGTTTCAAACGTGACAACATGACAAAAACATATATTCTTAGCCATCTTGAAGCTTCAATTGCTCCAGGAGAATTACCAAACTCTGGTCTTA ctGACCCATTGAAGCTTGTTCATGCTCATGAACACTTCAACACTACCATTGGAAATTCTTACCGTTGTCTTAGGTTACAACATTTTAATTTGACCAACGGAAATGTTGATAAGACACTGGCTGGTGTAGCTAAAGTGACTAATCTTAGATTCCAagcttttgaaaataaaaataaaggaaGTTTTGGTCTTG CCGAAGATTGCGCATTCGACACACCTGATGTAGTACCCATAGCAGTGGGTTGTGCATTAGCAGGTTTAGTGGTGATTGTGCTGGTTGCATACCTTATTAGTCGCAGACGTAGCCAAGCTCGAGGCTACCTTAGCATGTAA
- the LOC100122701 gene encoding transmembrane protein 164 has product MFEWAYTGVNASIPRNVGPECASYLSMKRRVIETLLISIYIAFLMIWSLKRMTLPKSLPYVQKARRGKTILLTMMSLVFGVEIGFKLSGRTFVYILNPCHIITIAEIYLLAAEPNSPKITAIFRMVVSGLNGPVLAYVFPETDCRPMFADKAVYYIQHGLMAVIPYYLARLGGAYSIEPLCDMSWSIFGYALNLAYHFWVLQIVGMLVQVNLSHMLCPAILDPFEGQNYRLWATCHQLLLIPLLYKIFYVGADFFLTKCPLTRVKPTLDYMFVEEFSKPKNMCKSNEISEGCENGHRHRE; this is encoded by the exons ATGTTTGAGTGGGCATATACTGGTGTAAATGCATCGATTCCTAGAAATGTAGGACCAGAATGTGCCAGCTACCTGTCTATGAAAAGACGGGTCATCGAAACTTTGTTAATTTCAATTTATATTGCTTTCTTGATGATATGGAGTTTGAAGAGGATGACCTTACCAAAATCACTGCCATATGTACAAAAAGCAAGAAGAGGAAAAACCATTTTACTCACTATGATGTCTCTAGTCTTTGGAGTTGAGATCGGATTTAAACTTTCTGGGAGAACCTTTGTGTACATATTGAATCCTTGCCATATTATTACAATTGCTGag ATATATTTGCTAGCTGCCGAACCAAATAGTCCTAAGATAACTGCCATCTTTAGAATGGTAGTATCAGGCTTAAATGGGCCAGTTTTAGCCTATGTATTTCCAGAAACTGATTGCAGACCG ATGTTTGCTGATAAAGCTGTATATTACATTCAACATGGTTTGATGGCTGTGATTCCTTATTATCTTGCTAGACTTGGAG GTGCGTATAGTATAGAACCATTGTGCGATATGAGTTGGTCGATATTTGGGTATGCATTGAACTTGGCATATCATTTTTGGGTGTTACAAATTGTAGGAATG CTTGTGCAAGTTAATTTAAGCCACATGTTGTGTCCTGCTATTTTGGATCCATTTGAGGGACAAAATTATCGACTTTGGGCAACTTGTCATCAGCTGCTGCTAATTCCTTTACTTTACAAAATCTTTTACGTTGGGGCGGACTTTTTCTTGACGAAATGTCCTCTGACAAGAGTAAAGCCAACTCTTGATTACATGTTTGTAGAAGAATTTTCGAAACCAAAGAATATGTGCAAAAGTAATGAGATTTCAGAAGGTTGTGAGAATGGCCATAGACACAGAGAATGA
- the LOC100678864 gene encoding SWI/SNF-related matrix-associated actin-dependent regulator of chromatin subfamily A-like protein 1 has translation MYSKEEIERKRQQALERKKQNAPVPNNSPSTGSTNGFMSNFTNKNSISYTSTAANQNVAPNLSNKKPYGYSQNKSQSTIKQQSSANRYNPISSTTTRFYGNVERCELTCSMISSNRFVVEMSKYNEALVNNLFKTIPSRLYDIKTKLWSFNINEYDMFHEKLIGLKCAEITFKGLPSFLLTTFKNLLKQENQPKPVIDTSIIDDTLMNSLYPFQKEGIEYGISKNGKCLIADDMGLGKTRQALGIAHYYRSDWPLLIVTPSSVRYQWSEAVIENLDSVPLHAIQHLSSTKDYIESSQITILSYDLLTRRIDEIAARKYGVILCDESHYLKSGKTQRTKAVQRLATHAKRIILLTGTPALSRPIELFPQIKLLMPNFMSYQDFGMRYCSGVQTNYGWDFNGSSNLKELEILLKACCLIRRLKSDVMTQLPSKIRQKIILDPHMIKAATKEMEAASKEMQKKSLTGAQKHGALLQYYSESSKAKEKAVCNYVTDLIENQQKFLIFAHHKNMMDAISNLLTSKKVLFIRIDGKTHPEQRKQFVDTFQQNENVLVAVLSITAANAGITLTAAQLVVFAELSWNPGILCQAEDRVHRIGQTDNVVIRYLLAKDTADDYLWPKIQKKIDVLNEVGLDQNFDLDKADVTNQLPDMTNQKSLDDFVECSGSNTESSLNTSQVDASGNAELQTSSESLRDLLDLDDDAFNDIDLDNLA, from the exons ATGTATTCCAAAGAAGAAATCGAGAGAAAACGTCAACAAGCTTTAGAgcgtaaaaaacaaaatgcaCCAGTGCCTAATAATTCTCCAAGTACAGGATCTACAAATGGCTTCATGagtaattttacaaataaaaatagcatATCCTACACGAGCACTGCTGCAAATCAGAATGTTGCTCCAAACTTGAGTAATAAAAAGCCTTACGGGTATTCTCAAAATAAATCACAAAGTACAATAAAACAGCAGTCTTCAGCAAATCGTTACAATCCAATCTCCAGTACAACAACTAGATTTTATGGAAATGTAGAGCGTTGTGAACTTACATGTTCTATGATAAGTAGTAATCGTTTTGTTGTTGAAATGTCAAAGTATAATGAAGCATTAGTGAACAATCTATTTAAAACAATTCCCAGCAGACTTTATG atattaaaacaaaattatggAGTTTCAATATCAATGAATATGATATGTTTCATGAAAAATTGATTGGTCTTAAATGTGCTGAAATTACATTTAAAGGATTGCCAAGTTTTTTACTAACT actttcaaaaatttgttgaaaCAAGAAAACCAACCAAAGCCAGTTATCGATACATCGATAATTGATGACACATTGATGAATTCACTGTATCCATTTCAAAAAGAAGGAATAGA aTATGGAATATCAAAGAATGGAAAATGTCTTATAGCAGATGATATGGGCCTTGGTAAAACCAGACAAGCGTTAGGTATAGCACACTATTATAGAAGTGATTGGCCTCTTTTAATAGTAACTCCATCTTCTGTTAG ATATCAGTGGTCAGAAGCTGTGATCGAAAATTTAGATTCTGTACCATTACATGCCATACAGCATCTTTCAAGTACTAAAGATTACATAGAAAGTAGTCAAATTACAATTCTATCTTATGATTTACTTACAAGAAGAATAGACGAAAtagcagcacgaaaatatgGTGTAATACTCTGT GATGAATCACATTACTTAAAAAGTGGAAAAACACAAAGGACCAAGGCAGTTCAACGACTAGCAACACATGCTAAGCGTATAATTCTGTTAACTGGTACACCAGCCTTATCACGTCCTATAGAGTTGTTTCCACAAATCAAGTTATTAATGCCAAATTTCATGAG ttaTCAAGATTTTGGTATGAGGTATTGCTCTGGTGTGCAAACGAATTATGGTTGGGATTTCAATGGTTCAAGtaatttaaaagaattagaaaTCTTACTCAAAGCATGTTGCTTGATCAGAAGACTGAAAAGTGATGTGATGACTCAGTTACCATCAAAGATAAG gcaaaaaattattcttgaTCCACATATGATAAAGGCTGCAACCAAAGAGATGGAAGCTGCTTCTAAGGAGATGCAAAAGAAAAGTTTAACCGGTGCACAAAAACATGGTGCACTTTTACAGTATTATAGTGAATCGAGTAAAGCTAAAGAGAAAGCAGTTTG TAATTACGTCACTgatttgattgaaaatcaacaaaaattcttaatttttgCTCACCATAAAAATATGATGGATGCTATTTCTAATCTCTTAACATCGAAGAAAGTTTT GTTTATCAGGATTGATGGAAAAACTCATCCAGAGCAAAGGAAACAGTTTGTAGATACATTTCAACAAAATGAAAACGTATTGGTAGCAGTTCTATCAATAACAGCTGCTAATGCAGGCATAACGTTAACAGCAGCACAACTTGTTGTGTTTGCTGAATTATCATGGAACCCGGGT ATTTTATGTCAAGCAGAGGACAGAGTACACAGGATTGGTCAGACGGATAATGTAGTGATTCGGTATTTGCTGGCAAAAGATACGGCCGACGATTACTTGTGGCCAAAAATACAGAAGAAAATCGATGTGTTAAACGAAGTTGGGCTGGATCAAAACTTTGATTTGGACAAAGCAGACGTAACAAACCAATTGCCAGATATGACAAATCAAAAGAGCCTCGACGATTTTGTGGAATGTTCTGGTTCGAACACGGAATCATCATTGAACACATCACAAGTAGACGCATCAGGAAATGCTGAGTTACAGACAAGCTCAGAGAGCTTGAGAGATTTACTCGACCTGGATGACGATGCCTTCAACGACATCGATTTAGATAATCTAGCATAA